A region of Staphylococcus sp. IVB6181 DNA encodes the following proteins:
- a CDS encoding HAD family hydrolase has product MDNVKAIFLDMDGTILQENNRVSEKTTETIKQLRQKGYKVFIATGRSFDEIEHLTPENFEIDGVISSNGTRGDAEGSTIFEHSLTFEAVTQIVSEAKAQNIYYEVFPFSGNRMILKEDEDWIRATCEGDTPPNNVGISEWNSRKHALAGNVNWVDALPETKFSKIYMFTPDLEKITAFRAHLIEEQQQLGITVSNSSRFNAETMAEGIDKGTGIKEMIEHYHIDQTETLVIGDSDNDRSMFAFGHYTVAMKNARPEIQALTKDVTSYTNDEDGAARYLEDNLLK; this is encoded by the coding sequence ATGGATAATGTGAAAGCGATATTCTTAGATATGGACGGAACGATTTTACAAGAAAACAACAGAGTATCTGAAAAAACTACAGAAACAATCAAACAATTACGTCAAAAAGGCTATAAAGTCTTTATCGCGACTGGACGTTCGTTTGATGAAATTGAACATTTAACACCAGAAAATTTTGAAATAGACGGAGTCATCTCTTCGAATGGTACAAGAGGCGATGCAGAAGGCAGTACTATTTTTGAGCATAGTTTAACGTTTGAAGCGGTAACACAAATTGTCAGCGAAGCAAAAGCGCAAAACATTTACTATGAAGTGTTTCCATTCAGCGGAAATCGCATGATTTTAAAAGAAGATGAAGATTGGATTCGTGCTACATGCGAAGGAGATACACCGCCGAATAATGTAGGTATCAGCGAGTGGAATTCACGCAAACATGCACTTGCAGGCAATGTGAACTGGGTGGATGCATTACCTGAGACTAAATTCTCTAAAATCTATATGTTCACACCGGATTTAGAAAAAATCACAGCTTTCAGAGCGCATTTAATCGAAGAGCAGCAACAACTTGGAATTACTGTTTCGAATTCATCACGTTTTAACGCTGAAACAATGGCAGAAGGCATTGATAAAGGAACAGGAATTAAAGAAATGATTGAACACTATCACATCGATCAAACTGAAACGTTAGTCATCGGTGACAGTGATAACGATCGTTCTATGTTTGCATTCGGACATTACACAGTCGCAATGAAAAATGCACGTCCTGAAATTCAAGCATTGACGAAAGATGTTACATCTTATACAAACGATGAAGATGGGGCAGCACGCTATTTAGAAGACAATTTGCTGAAATAA
- the glmS gene encoding glutamine--fructose-6-phosphate transaminase (isomerizing), with protein MCGIVGYIGYDNAKEVLLKGLEKLEYRGYDSAGIALVNDNGTKVFKEKGRIADLRKVADSSDVDGTVGIGHTRWATHGVPNHENSHPHQSASKRFTLVHNGVIENYEELRDEYVSDVNFLSETDTEVIVQLVEHFSNEGLTTEEAFTKVVKLLHGSYALALLDEEDHDTIYVAKNKSPLLIGVGDEFNVVASDALAMLQVTNEYKEIYDHEIVIVKRDSVEIKDLEGNVQERDTYTAEIDAADAEKGVYDHYMLKEIHEQPAVMRRIIQEYQDEAGSLKMDDAIVDEVAQADRIYIIAAGTSYHAGLVGKEFIEKWAGVPTEVHVASEFVYNTPLLSEKPLFIYISQSGETADSRAVLVEMKKRGHKALTVTNVPGSTLSREADHTLLLHAGPEIAVASTKAYTAQIAVLAILSQIVAKRHGKDATVDLLQELAKVANAMEAIVDDAEFMEQIAKDYLATTRNAFFIGRTIDYNVSLEGALKLKEISYIQAEGFAGGELKHGTIALIEDNTPVIALATQENVNLSIRGNVKEVAARGAHTCIISMDGLNKQDDTYVIPQVNELLTPLVSVVPLQLISYYAALHRDLDVDKPRNLAKSVTVE; from the coding sequence ATGTGTGGAATCGTAGGATATATCGGATATGATAATGCGAAAGAGGTATTATTAAAAGGATTAGAAAAATTAGAGTACAGAGGTTATGACTCTGCAGGTATTGCACTTGTAAATGATAACGGTACAAAAGTATTTAAAGAAAAAGGCCGTATTGCGGACTTGAGAAAAGTTGCGGACAGCAGTGATGTAGACGGTACAGTAGGTATCGGACATACACGTTGGGCGACACATGGTGTACCTAACCATGAAAATTCACACCCGCATCAATCAGCGTCTAAACGTTTTACTTTAGTACACAACGGTGTCATTGAAAACTATGAAGAATTACGTGATGAATATGTTTCAGACGTTAATTTCTTATCAGAAACTGATACAGAAGTCATTGTACAATTAGTAGAACACTTCTCAAATGAAGGCTTAACAACTGAAGAAGCTTTCACAAAAGTAGTGAAACTATTACATGGTTCTTATGCCTTAGCATTATTAGACGAAGAAGACCACGATACAATTTATGTCGCTAAAAACAAATCACCTTTATTAATCGGTGTCGGTGATGAATTCAATGTTGTTGCTTCAGATGCATTAGCAATGCTGCAAGTCACAAATGAATACAAAGAAATTTATGACCATGAAATTGTGATTGTAAAACGCGACAGTGTTGAAATTAAAGATTTAGAAGGCAATGTACAAGAACGCGATACGTACACTGCTGAGATTGATGCAGCTGATGCTGAAAAAGGTGTTTATGATCACTACATGTTAAAAGAAATTCATGAACAACCTGCAGTAATGCGCCGTATCATTCAAGAATACCAAGATGAAGCGGGCAGCTTGAAAATGGACGATGCGATTGTAGATGAAGTCGCACAAGCAGACCGTATCTATATTATCGCAGCAGGTACAAGCTACCATGCAGGTTTAGTAGGTAAAGAGTTCATTGAAAAATGGGCAGGTGTACCGACTGAAGTACATGTTGCATCTGAATTTGTATACAACACACCTTTATTATCTGAAAAACCATTATTCATCTACATTTCACAATCAGGTGAAACTGCAGACAGCCGTGCAGTACTTGTAGAAATGAAAAAACGCGGTCACAAAGCATTAACAGTGACAAACGTGCCTGGATCAACATTATCTCGTGAAGCAGATCATACGCTATTATTACATGCGGGTCCTGAGATTGCGGTTGCTTCTACAAAAGCATATACTGCACAAATTGCAGTACTAGCTATCTTGTCTCAAATTGTGGCAAAACGTCACGGTAAAGATGCGACAGTCGACTTGCTTCAAGAATTAGCAAAAGTTGCTAATGCGATGGAAGCTATCGTAGACGATGCAGAATTCATGGAACAAATTGCTAAAGATTACTTAGCAACGACACGCAATGCTTTCTTCATCGGCCGTACAATCGACTACAATGTCAGCTTAGAAGGCGCATTGAAATTAAAAGAAATTTCATATATCCAAGCTGAAGGCTTTGCAGGCGGCGAGTTGAAACACGGTACAATCGCATTGATTGAAGACAATACACCGGTTATCGCACTTGCTACACAAGAGAACGTCAACCTTTCAATCCGCGGTAACGTGAAAGAGGTTGCTGCACGCGGTGCGCATACTTGCATCATTTCAATGGACGGCTTAAACAAACAAGATGACACATATGTTATCCCGCAAGTGAATGAATTATTAACACCGCTTGTATCAGTTGTACCATTACAATTAATTTCTTATTATGCGGCATTGCATCGTGACTTAGACGTAGACAAACCACGTAACTTAGCAAAATCAGTTACAGTTGAATAA
- a CDS encoding MgtC/SapB family protein, which produces MLFQLDLLLRIVIAAFCGATIGYERTQRLKAAGIRTHILVAAASALFLIVSKYGFNDILAQNNISFDPSRIGAQVVSGISFIGAGTILIRHQSINGLTTAAGIWITSGIGMALGSGLYFIGIVSTILIVTIQYFLRNDRLFSSLHMSEAIKVLIQAEYTNTIQQEITQTFISHHVKQVQIQILKIDNETITLNVTGKIMVRKHYNHNDLLEDLIHQKAILSVR; this is translated from the coding sequence ATGCTGTTTCAATTAGATTTATTGCTGCGTATTGTAATTGCTGCTTTTTGCGGCGCCACCATTGGTTATGAGAGAACGCAGCGTCTAAAGGCAGCAGGGATACGGACACATATTTTAGTGGCCGCAGCTTCTGCGTTGTTTTTAATCGTTTCTAAATATGGATTTAATGATATTTTGGCTCAAAACAATATCAGTTTCGATCCTTCTCGTATCGGTGCACAAGTGGTCAGCGGTATTAGCTTTATCGGAGCCGGCACTATATTAATTCGTCACCAAAGTATTAATGGCCTAACCACAGCCGCAGGTATTTGGATTACTTCCGGTATCGGTATGGCTTTAGGTTCAGGTCTTTATTTTATAGGCATTGTTTCAACGATTCTGATAGTCACAATACAATATTTTTTAAGAAATGATAGACTGTTTTCATCACTTCATATGAGTGAAGCCATAAAGGTATTGATTCAAGCTGAATATACTAATACAATTCAACAAGAAATCACGCAAACCTTTATCTCCCACCATGTAAAACAAGTTCAAATACAAATTTTGAAAATAGATAATGAAACCATTACCTTAAATGTTACTGGCAAGATTATGGTACGCAAACATTATAACCATAATGATTTGCTGGAAGATTTAATTCATCAAAAAGCAATACTGTCTGTCCGATAA
- the glmM gene encoding phosphoglucosamine mutase, whose translation MGKYFGTDGVRGVANKELTPELAFKLGRYGGYVLAHNEDKKHPQVLVGRDTRVSGEMLEFALIAGLISIGAEVMRLGVISTPGVAYLTKEMDAELGVMISASHNPVADNGIKFFGSDGFKLSDDQENEIEALLDSENPDLPRPIGNEIVQYSDYFEGTQKYLSYLKSTVDVNFEGLKIVLDGANGSTSQLAPFLFGDLEADTEIIGCSPDGYNINDEVGSTHPEVLAKTVVETESDFGLAFDGDGDRLIAVDEKGNIVDGDQIMFIIGQEMAKNQELNDNMIVSTVMSNLGFYKALEEEGIKSNKTKVGDRYVVEEMRRGNYNLGGEQSGHIVLMDYNTTGDGLLTGVQLAAVVKLTGKPLSELAEQMKKYPQSLINVRVTDKYAVTDNADVKAEMDRVEADMNGEGRILVRPSGTEPLVRVMVEAATDEKAESYAQQIADVVKDKMGLNE comes from the coding sequence ATGGGCAAATATTTTGGGACAGACGGAGTCAGAGGTGTAGCCAACAAAGAACTTACTCCAGAACTGGCTTTTAAATTAGGTAGATACGGCGGTTATGTCTTAGCACATAACGAAGACAAGAAACATCCGCAAGTACTTGTGGGACGTGATACACGTGTTTCAGGTGAAATGCTAGAATTTGCTTTGATTGCAGGCTTGATTTCTATTGGGGCTGAAGTAATGCGTTTAGGCGTTATCTCAACACCAGGTGTTGCGTACTTAACAAAAGAAATGGATGCTGAACTAGGTGTTATGATTTCAGCATCACATAACCCAGTTGCTGACAACGGCATTAAATTCTTCGGTTCAGATGGATTCAAATTATCTGATGATCAAGAAAATGAAATAGAAGCATTATTAGATTCTGAAAACCCAGACTTGCCGCGTCCAATCGGAAATGAAATCGTGCAATACTCAGACTACTTCGAAGGCACTCAAAAATACTTGAGCTACTTGAAATCAACAGTAGATGTTAATTTCGAAGGATTAAAAATCGTCTTAGACGGTGCTAACGGTTCAACATCACAACTTGCGCCATTCTTATTCGGGGACTTAGAAGCAGATACAGAAATCATCGGCTGCAGCCCAGACGGCTACAACATCAACGATGAAGTCGGTTCTACACACCCTGAAGTATTGGCTAAAACAGTTGTTGAAACAGAAAGCGACTTTGGTTTAGCATTTGATGGCGACGGCGACCGTTTAATCGCAGTAGACGAAAAAGGCAATATTGTCGATGGTGACCAAATCATGTTCATCATTGGGCAAGAAATGGCTAAAAACCAAGAATTAAACGATAATATGATTGTTTCGACTGTAATGAGCAACTTAGGTTTCTACAAAGCGCTTGAAGAAGAAGGCATCAAATCTAACAAGACTAAAGTAGGCGACCGTTATGTTGTTGAAGAAATGCGCAGAGGTAATTACAACCTTGGCGGCGAACAATCAGGCCACATTGTGTTAATGGACTATAACACAACAGGCGACGGTTTATTAACAGGTGTTCAACTCGCTGCAGTGGTTAAGCTTACAGGCAAACCGCTTAGCGAACTTGCAGAACAAATGAAAAAATATCCGCAATCATTAATCAACGTACGTGTTACAGACAAATATGCTGTGACAGATAATGCAGATGTAAAAGCAGAAATGGATCGTGTTGAAGCTGACATGAACGGCGAAGGCCGTATTTTAGTCAGACCTTCAGGTACAGAACCATTAGTACGTGTCATGGTTGAAGCAGCTACAGATGAGAAAGCTGAAAGCTATGCACAGCAAATCGCAGATGTAGTTAAAGACAAAATGGGATTAAATGAATAA